The genomic DNA GACCACATTAATTGCTTTGTCTTTAGTCTCCACCAGTGTAAGCCAAAGTAGAGGCACAATGTAAGGCTTTTTACCTGTAAGACTAGTAGCCATTAGAGGTGGGGAATTAATGGAggtgaagataatttaaaaagtgattaaatGAGTAGACATGATACAAACTGAATTTACCTTTGAAAAGATGTAAGGTACCTTTCCTGCAGTAGGATAGGATTTCATGACAAAGCAGTGACATTTGCCTAACTCTGATGCAAAATACTTAATTTATACAAAGCACCAGACTCATTACCCCTAATGATTTattattgggatttttttttttttcccctaggagACACCCTAATGGTGGGCCTAGCTATTGACAAGAATAAGATGGTTAGTTGGTTCTAAGGAACAAGGCAAAAAGAAGTCAGATAAAACAGGTCAgatcaaggaaagagaaaaactgaaaattgaaaGTTTATAGAAAAAAGCATAGTGTGCATTAGCGAAAGGAATTGGAGTGAGACAGGAAGTAGTTCACCTACACTTTGTTATTTGATATAATAAGGGAGTGAAATGGCAAGTCTTCATATATAATTGGCTttgcaaataataacaaaatgaacTTAAGGTGAGTTATAACACATGCTTTGATGCTGTATACCTATgaacttgaatttttttaaaagtcaatagaGTATAACAAGTATAACAAGGAATTAagcataattatttttgataatacCTGTGTCTAATTGCAATTATATTCTGATTGGGATAATAGTATACAAAGGGATGATGTGGGGATTTTTTAGGGTCTTTCTGCCTACAACGGAGAAAAGTATAGCATCATTTGTAGGGATACATGATTACTGACTACTCAGTATCCCAGAAGATTCCTGGGTGAACTGAAAAGTTTGAGGAGAGTTTTTTCTTGAAAACTCAGAAGAGAAAAGGATTGGGACAGAAAACTACACCTATATTAATGTTTCTCAAATTGTGCTCCTATGGAACCCTTGTGTCCATTCCCTCAAGCAGTACTAAGATGCACTGCTAAAATTGCACTGAGCTTTTCttaatttctggaagaaaattaagataatatgcttttctaaatgtttttctaaattattctaaAACTTTGAAAAGTGttaataacttatttttactATAATCTGATATAAGGTATCTGACTTGGCATATAATTAcgtttttagttattttctatttaatatcagttcctttcctttcctcctttcctttcctttcctttcgtttcctttcctttcctcctttcctcctttcctcctttcttttttgagatgaggtctcactgtgttgcccaggctcatcttgaacccgtgagctcaagcaatcctcctgccttggcctcctgaagtgctgggattacagacatgagccactgcgcctggcctaatattAGTATTTTCTAATGCTTCTGAAAGGGCACAATGATGTTAAGTGCTTTGCCATGTGACCTGGCTTGCATTCACTCATCTTAGTACATAGACTCTCCTTAAGTATTCTTTGAGGCAGtatactaaaataatttacagGAGGCTTGGAGTCCAATAAAAGCATAGGTGTTGGGATTAGTATACTCAGGATTCAAATTCCGTCTTTGCCATCTACTGGCTTTGTCAGTTTAGACTTGCTACTTAAAATCTCTAAGccttgagtttttattttgtttttttttttcctctttaaatggGATGATAATACCTACTTTGTAGGATTATTTGAAGATTAATTGAGATAATGTATATGACGTGCTTGAACATActatctggcatatagtaagcactcaaaaaaatgattcttttgaaaattgttgtGAGTAACTGAAGAACCCTAAGCTTTGAGCACTCccttattcataatagtcagATTTTCAAGAAGTCAGCTCTATCTCTTTGCTTTACTTATTGTTTATCTTTCTGGAGTGAAATGAAAGAATAGGTACATCTATTAATGTCTAACCACCAAcagttaaaactttaaaaattgctaaTTTTTTCAGTGTTCAGTAACTCATTTGTTTATTAGTAAACAATGCTTTTGCAAATCTAGGTCCACATTGGCAGTAGTAAAACTTGGGGATATTTTACATAGTCTGTAAAATATCCCCAAGTTTTACTACTGCCAATGTAGTACAATATTTTACAGACTATGTATGCCCAGCCTTTGCATTCTACTATTACAAAGCTTGACCCTATAGGGTTCAGCAGTATTCCCTAACCGCATGTCAGTTAGACATGTTTATTAGACTAGATTATTTTTAATGCCTTTGATAAGAGTTCTCTATgtagttttaataaattttgctCTTCTACTCAGTCTTTTGCGTTATTTCTGATCAAAATCCACTAAGTTAAGGACAGCTACTcaaaatattagattttttttttttctttaaagtcagggcctcactctgtctcccaggctggagtgcagtagtgtgatcatgactcactgtggccttgacctccctggctcaggcacttctcctgccttagcctcctgagtagctgggatgacaggcacacagcaccacacccagctaatttttaaattttttgtagagacagggtctcattttgttgcccaggctggtctcaaactcctaggctgaagtgatcctcccttcttggcctcgtgaagtgctgggattaaagcatGAGCAACCACATCCAGCCACTAGAATGTATTTTCAAGGAAGTACTTCTAGAATAATAATATTTGAGTGCAGCTGTGTCTTCACTAGACTGTGTATTCAGATGACTGTATATTTCGCATGACTATACAGTCATCCCTCGATATCTGTGAACCTCCCTCGGATACAAAAATTGTGGATGCTCAAATCCCTGATacaaaatggtatagtatttgcgtGTAACCTATGCACATTTCTCTTATATGCTTTAAATAatctctggtgtgtgtgtgtgtgtgtgtatatatatatatataaaatacctaatataggtaaacgctatgtaaatagttatactGTGGTGTTtggggaataatgacaaggaaaaacgCCTGTACATGTTGAAGACagaggtttttttggttttctttcctctgaatattttcaatctgctgttggttgaatccacagacaCAGAAGCCATGGACATGGAGGGCTGACTTACAGTCTCCTCATGGGCCAGAGGAGTTCATACTCATTGGTTCTATCAAACATTAATCAAATGGTTAAGaattgtgatttttagggccaggtacacctgtaatcccagcactttgggaccccaaggcaggatgattgcttgagcctgggagttcaagaccagccagggtaacatagcaagaccctgcctttatcaaaaaaatatttaaaaattagctgtgtgttgtggtcgtagtcccagctactttggaggctgaggtagaaggatcgcttgaccctaggaggttgaggctgcagtgagctgtgattgtgtcactgcaccccagcctgggacagagtgagaccctgtctcgaagaagaagaaaaaaaagaattgtgactTTTTTCCACACGAAAAGCCTGTTCTTATTTGATATGACCATTTATTATTTACaacttgttttatatttataacatTATAAACACTTTTAAAGCTATAAACATTTTCCTCCCATTTTGCTGTTGTAACTATTAAAAAGCAATACATAATAGTTGCTGTGCGTAGCTTTTTCTTGGTACTTTTGACTTACATCcagcttcaaataaaaatatatacattaatattaataagATCCACTTAATTTGGTTTACCaaactttttgaaatattccttacCAGGAGGTTCAGCAACATCAGATGACCATGAATTTGATCCATCAGCTGACATGCTGGTTCATGATTTTGATGATGAACGAACattagaagaggaagagatgatGGAAGGAGAAACAAACTTCAGCTCTGAAATAGAAGATCTTGCAAGGGTAAATAACATGTAGAGCTAGGGTATGAATTGGTTATGACTTTTTTGTGGAAAGGGAAGATCTGAAATTTTGATTCTCTGACTAGGAGAGAAATTGTGTTATATAT from Nomascus leucogenys isolate Asia chromosome 5, Asia_NLE_v1, whole genome shotgun sequence includes the following:
- the MIER1 gene encoding mesoderm induction early response protein 1 isoform X11 — encoded protein: MFMFNWFTDCLWTLFLSNYQPSVESSSPGGSATSDDHEFDPSADMLVHDFDDERTLEEEEMMEGETNFSSEIEDLARVNNM